The following DNA comes from Lathamus discolor isolate bLatDis1 chromosome 5, bLatDis1.hap1, whole genome shotgun sequence.
TTAAGCttccttttcaaaagaaagacaCAGGATTCCCAAATTAAAGATTTATTATAGTGTTTTTATTAACAAACTTTCATTGGAAAGTTCTGGGCGCATTAACATAGGAGGCACATTGGCTTCGATGTTTGGCATTTGACAGTCAACAGAATTGCACTTCACTGTGATAGCCTTGCTACAGCAGTGGGGATTTTCACGGCAACCCTCGTAGCGAGCCTCTCTCACTGACCTGTTCAGCAGATGTTTTTTATCATTTTGGTCAGCCTTCAAAACCCGGTCATTCTGCAAAGAACACTGATCTATCTTGctctcagctttctttttttgctttgacaGAGAGGCTTTCTTGCTTTCAACCCCGTTTGCTTCTGTACCACCCGTTTCATCACACTTGTCTGCCTGCTGACAGAATCCCTTTTGGTTATTTAATACACTGTTCTCACATTCAGAGCAACGCACTATCAGAGGTCCTGCTTTGTGGCAGACAAACTGTGAGGAGCTCATCACCTTTGGAACAGTTCTAAGGTTCTCCTCTGGGTTTGGATGAGCTTGTGACTCTGTCCTATTTATTCTTTGATGTGCCCGGAACTGTTGCATGGACTGGAGGAAAAAGTTTTTAGGCAGCGAGCTCTGTGTCATTGTTCTTTTGAGCCTTCCTTGAAGGCAACTGCAGTGGAGAACATGCTGGACTGGATGCACATAACCTTCGGCAGCCTGCTGTAAAGCATTTATAGGAGCTATGGAGCTTTGTATCTGTACAGTTCCCTGTGAAGGAGAACACTGGTAACAGAAGGCATCGCTTAACTGTTGGCACGAGTGTGGACTCCACTTCACTGCCACTTGCTTATATGCATCGGGACAGCTACACTGCCTGTTTTGAGAGAAAATTGGGCATATGGTGTGTTGGTCAATAGATGTCTGTAGCACAGCTGAACTAGCAacattttttatgcttttgctCACTTCACTATTATAGGTTGAATGCACAGGCATACATGTGTTTTGGGgcctgctgctgaagagctcaGAGCAGATATGAGTTTCTTCATAGGCCACTTTCTCTGCAGGGTTACAAATACCAGTTTGTGACGCCAGAGGCTCAAGCTCATAGTGCTCATGCTCCATTTCTGGCTTTTGACTTCTGGAGTCCAGCTGGTACTTGTTAATGGGATGTGATTTATTTTGCCCTCTGCCTCCTTGGCCTCCTGAAAAGGTCTGAGAGAAGGCATTACACCGCAGTTTTTTTGGTAGGGGGATCTGGCCACAAGTGCCCTGGGGTCCAAGGCATCGGCACATGCACTGGAAGAAGAATGTTGCAAAAGCCCAACTAATGCACATTATAAGCATCATGAAAGTGCCAAGCTGCGTGTACGCCAGCACTGTAGAGGGCATCATCATTGCTCCAGCTACAAATGTAGTCAATGCAGCCATTGCAATAGCAGAACCCATACggcttaaagaaaaaattacttttccctCTCGGTCAGGGTCAGGGGCTAAGCGATAAGCCACTCCATAATGAACAGCAAAGTCTACAGACAAGCCGACAGCCACCGAAATAGTGACAGATTCTAACACATTTAGCTCCCATCCAAGGAGAACCAGAGAACCTACAGTGACAAAAATAGTTCCAGCTATTGAAACTATTGCATAAAGGCTTATAATTACGTTCCAAGTTGTAAGAAGCATTACACTAAATGCAACAGCAACTGAAAGACCCATGGCAATCAGAGTACCATCAGAAAGACTGTCCTGAAGATCATAAAATTCGAGGTTACTCACAAACCAACCATTGCTAAGACCTTCTGGAGCAGAACTAAGCTCACTTGAAATCCATGAGTCCACCTCCTTGTAGAACTGATGCATTTTCTCATATGCCAGGGTGAAGAGGTAGGTGCTTTGGAACTCCAACACCACCGCCCTGATGGTGTCATTTAGGTCAAAACGAGGCCCTGGCGTTTTACTATCTAAGTGGTACCCTGTGCTTCTTTCTAGCTCCATTATAGCTCTCTTGATACATAATTCAAAAACTTCTTGTTTGTATGGAAAGCTCCAGTGGCTGCAGCATGGATAAAGAGATGGCTCATCGCAGTCTTGATTTTCCATCCACTGCTTGAATGTTTCGATGAAGCAGCTTGTGAAGTCTTGTTCTTCAGTCTGATAATAAAATGTTTGATTTCTTAACTTCTGACAGAAACGCAAAATCCAAACCTGTGAAGCTGGGCTAGCAATATTAAAACTGCTATCTAGTTGCAGCTTTCCTTTACTTTTAGGGTTTAAAGGGTCACCATTATCCTCAGGGGTGACACCCCAGATTACTGTTATTGGCATGTGAAGCTCTTCTCCATGGTGGACACGTTCAAacataaaaagctt
Coding sequences within:
- the DISP1 gene encoding protein dispatched homolog 1 isoform X4, translating into MAMSNLSDSVVLSNGSILSNTTGPSIVAASDGDVTAQQLPSKETPRAKASPNGCLQLNGTIKPSFLPLDNQRTQQMLSQCCHPCPYHHSLSSHNNKQECHSVVGSSAPSPMTSCCMQPHTEYSASICQKHTPIYQPACCLQPSPSFCLHHQWPDHFQHQPVQQHVARIRPARPFKLPKSYAALIADWPVVVLGMCTVLIVVCALVGILVPDLPDFSDPLLGFEPRGTAIGQRLVTWNNMVKNTGYKATLANYPFKYADEQAKSHQDDRWSDDHYEREKRQADWNFHKDTFFCDIPSDRYSRVVFTSTDGENLWNLNAIKSMCNVDNLRIRSHSQFGDLCQRATAASCCPSWTLGNYIAILNNRSSCQKIVERDVSHTLKLLRTCAKYYYNGTLGPDCWDMNAKRKDQLKCTNVPRKCTKYNAVYQILHYLVDKDFLSPKTADYVLPALKYSMLFSPTEKGESMMSIYLDNFENWNASDGVTTVTGIEFGIKHRLFQDYLLMDTVYPAIAIVIVLLVMCVYTKSMFITLMTMFAIISSLIISYFLYRVVFNFEFFPFMNLTALIILVGIGADDAFVLCDVWNYTKFDKPHAGTSETVSITLQHAALSMFVTSFTTAAAFYANYVSNITAIRCFGVYAGTAILVNYVLMVTWLPAVVVLHERYLLNIFSCFKKPQQRVYNNKNCWTVLCQMFHKIIFSVSEASRIFFEKVLPCIVIRFRYIWLFWFLALTIGGAYIVCVNPKMKLPSLELSEFQVFRSSHPFERYDAEYKKLFMFERVHHGEELHMPITVIWGVTPEDNGDPLNPKSKGKLQLDSSFNIASPASQVWILRFCQKLRNQTFYYQTEEQDFTSCFIETFKQWMENQDCDEPSLYPCCSHWSFPYKQEVFELCIKRAIMELERSTGYHLDSKTPGPRFDLNDTIRAVVLEFQSTYLFTLAYEKMHQFYKEVDSWISSELSSAPEGLSNGWFVSNLEFYDLQDSLSDGTLIAMGLSVAVAFSVMLLTTWNVIISLYAIVSIAGTIFVTVGSLVLLGWELNVLESVTISVAVGLSVDFAVHYGVAYRLAPDPDREGKVIFSLSRMGSAIAMAALTTFVAGAMMMPSTVLAYTQLGTFMMLIMCISWAFATFFFQCMCRCLGPQGTCGQIPLPKKLRCNAFSQTFSGGQGGRGQNKSHPINKYQLDSRSQKPEMEHEHYELEPLASQTGICNPAEKVAYEETHICSELFSSRPQNTCMPVHSTYNSEVSKSIKNVASSAVLQTSIDQHTICPIFSQNRQCSCPDAYKQVAVKWSPHSCQQLSDAFCYQCSPSQGTVQIQSSIAPINALQQAAEGYVHPVQHVLHCSCLQGRLKRTMTQSSLPKNFFLQSMQQFRAHQRINRTESQAHPNPEENLRTVPKVMSSSQFVCHKAGPLIVRCSECENSVLNNQKGFCQQADKCDETGGTEANGVESKKASLSKQKKKAESKIDQCSLQNDRVLKADQNDKKHLLNRSVREARYEGCRENPHCCSKAITVKCNSVDCQMPNIEANVPPMLMRPELSNESLLIKTL